The DNA region CTtcttattttgcttcaaaaccgttttgcccgttattttgcttcaaaactgtaaatttgcttgttattttgcttcaaaaccgttttgcccgttattttgcttcaaaactgtgtgcaagtgtctccttcgttgcgcgcgagcggcgcttgcggttcaggcgcatggaacgccaatCGCGCATAAAGAGTAGcggcgggaacgcctacttttgGGGTGCAGGTGTCTccctcgttgcgcgcgagcggcgcttgcggttcaggcgcatggaacgccgcTCGCGCATAAAGAGTAGCGGtgggaacgcctacttttggggtgcaagtgtctccctcgttgcgcgcgagcggcgcttgcggttcaggcgcaaggaacgccactctcGCATAAAAGTACTGTGTAATGTTTTAAAATTGTATTATGTCTATCCTCTtcccacactgaaaaaattctcggcagaaccctggCCGTATGAGAAGGAATGTCTATTTTACTTTGACTGGTCTTTTGTGCCTCTATTTTCTATATCTGTTACCTAtctcaaatatttgacaCGCTCTCAGGAACCTCCTTCTACCTTAACCGCTGTGCATTTCTGATATTTGAGTAAGTCTTGAGTACCTCTACTTGCCCTGAAACAAGTGCATTCAAATACTTTGACAGGACTTGTGTGCCTCTATTTTTCATAACTGTTACCTATCTCAAACATTTGACACGCTCTCAAGAGCCTCCCGTTGCTTTAACAGCTGTGAATTACTGATAAATGTATGGGTCCTGAGTGCCTCCACTTGCCCTTAATAAACTAGGGTAATATAAAAACCTTAACAGGTAGAATGCTCCTCTACTTTCCATTACAGATACCTTTCTCAAATATTAGGCTAGATCTCAGGGCCCCCCATTTGCCTTAAGAATTACATCATCTTACACCTTTCATCGACTTTATTGCAATAGCTTCGGTTCCGTCCAAAATGCCTTTAAAAACTTCACCGAAGTTgccttagaaaaaatataggaggcaaagaaagagctAAGTATAGAGAAGATAATATGGCTATCTACCTTTTCCGATGCGAAGGCCAACTTGGACTCTCTCCCGAATGATCATGACTTGATTCATTTGCTCTCTGACATCGTCGTCCCAGAATGTGTCCGCACAGACTTGTACCGAAAACTGTCGCATGCGATTGGCAACGTCAGCTAAGCAAGAAGAGAATTGAGACACCGAATCCAATATTAGACGGCTCTACTTCATTACAAGGTTCCAAATCCGTTTGCTGAGTGCGACGATAGACGACAAGGACGATTGTAGCAAGAATGCACGACAGGGTAAGTGACGGAAACAGAGCCAGAAGAGCCACAGCGGCAATCTGAGTGTCGCACTGATCGATGCCGAGAGCTAGGCCTACAAAAATCACGTACAAAACGACGAGAGACACGCTCTCTGTCGTCACGACGATCAACATCAAACGACTAgcgttctttctcttgaaaAAGTAAATGCCAGCCGAGGTGCACAAGACGAGAAGAATTAGCGGATACAAGTAGGAAGCGGCGAGGAGAGAAGTGACGTTAAAACAACGACTTTTGCCGTGAAAAGAGTCGGCATTAGAATGGGATTCGGTGAATGATGCCAGTGCTGATAGAAGAAGTCCAATTCCACCGATAAAAAAGTGAAGTAGAACGTCAAAGAGAGTGAGTTGAAATTGGAGGCGTCGTTGAATAGCTTGAGACGCGATTTCTGTCACAATAGCGGCAAGGAAGATATCGTTGTTggaattgaaaagaaagtcggCAAAAAGTGCATGACATTCGACGAAGGcccgaaaaacgtcgaaaatgaTAAGAAATGATAGGACGACCGAAAGACATGCCGTCAGCAGAGCAATCGCATGGGTGAAACGGAACACTTGAACTTGAGACTTTATCAGAAAACAGACGACAAACAGGATTCCAATACAGAGCGTCAGAAAGATAGGAACAACGACGAGGGAACGCAGATCGACGCTCGAACAAAAGcctgtttttgtttttatcgAAGGTGACAATGTGACAGCACTAGAAATTGACGTAGTAGCTTCGGTGGGTGGTGTAGGAGAGGTCACGTCACAGAGTCTCCGCACATTTAGGGCCAAACTGCTCGAGTTCCTCGACAGAAGAGTCGTTTTTCCAAACGTAAAATCCCACGTAGCTACGATAGAGTGACCCAGACCATCCCCAgcgctcttctcttcatAGAGACTCAATACGTCATACTGCCATTGATACGGTTGCCGCCACCTTCCCTCGAGCGCGTTGAGACCGATGTGATTTCCAGTCGAGCTATAGACACTCACGTTCTCCTGCCTAAACAACGATGCACCGGTGTTGAAGCGCAATTGGCTGTTGGGGTTCTTTCTCAGTAGTGCATTGTAATAGGCTGCCGTCACGTAAACGGCATCAACAGTCAGAACAGCGTCATTGTTTCTCAATATAGGACGGGTGATTGGCTGCAGCGAGGCCGTCTCGTTGCACGTTCGACGTGCAATAGAACAGTTGAAATGGTCTTCCCAGAATTGGCGTAAAAAGACGTTCTCCGTCAGGCGCGACGAGTTGGCTCGAAGCGACGCCATGCGACTCTGAATCCGATCGAACCCGTTCAAACCCGATCGTAAGGCGATGACAAGAACAGAGGGACGTCCGCGCACGAGATCGATAATCCTTCCGTAGAGAGAATCAACCAATAGGGGATCACCCCAAAAATCACCCAACAGAAATCCACCCAGTTGACTTCCGGACGACGCCAAGTAGTCGcccatgacgtcaaatgccatttcaattgacgtcaataaaaTGACGAAACCGTCCAGTGCCGTCCCGTCAGAATATTTAACTCTCACTGCGCACGTCGAcagacgagtcgacgtctcgaAGGCGACGCGCGCGGCCGAGCCGCAAGCGTCCGCGCTCGTCACGAGGGTGACGTTTTTCCATTGGAGAGCTGttatgacgtcgatcgcTGCTTCCGCTAGTTGCCGACACGTTTGCGACACGTAAACAACTTTCGTCAACAGGAACGGTTGTTCTACAAGTCGCACGAAGGGGATAGGTGAGTGAACGAGCGGAAAAATGGCGCCATCTCGCTTGCCCGCCGCTCGATTGTACACGGAAAAAAGCGACGCGTCTCCGCCTTCGGACCACCCGTAAAGGGGTcccacgacgacggcgttcgcgtcgcgagCGAAAGCGTTGATTGCGTCGCTTACGCTCGTTCGCGTGTCGCACGATCCTTCTTCGGCTCCGCACGTGCTCGCTACGACGGCGTGAAGCGATAGAAGAGTCGCATTCTCGCTAATTTCCGTCGCAGCGAGATAGAACGCCTCGGTTTgttcgacggcgaagcgacGCGGCGATCGGGCGTCGCATTTCGACGACACTTCGTCGCGTCCGTAGATGGAAAAGAGGGCGGTTATTGTGAGAGGTTTCGtgccgttcgtcgacgatgggGTCGGCGCGGCGGAGACGACTTCGCAGTCGTTTTGAGTCGCGAGGGGACGAACAGCGGAGAGAAGAAGGGCGAGAAGGAACCTTTCTcgcatttttctcttttgcttttACGTTTACGGTCCTGAGTAAACTGATACGCGTGTCGCTGCCCTGCCCCGCGACATTCCTCCGACATCACTCtactaataattttttattcgGACCGAACGCCTAGACAAACTAATACTAAGActgtttcattttcttttctggaTCGTATACGTATCGCTTGAAGTTCAGAATGACGCGAATGGGAGATGATGACCCTGTGAACAGCACCTTGTTCTATACACGTGATGCACTTTCTTCACATGCACTCTACCTTGCTGCTTGGCatcgctctcttttcctcctttcttctttccgtGGCTTGCTAATGCTTTCTGGGTTTCGGCTGACAAACCACTTGGAATACGAATTTTGACTTTTCCACTTTGCCCAAAAGATCCTTCTATAACACCCCGTTCATCTAAGCAGAAAAGATCCATATCTTTCTGAGAAATTAGCTCGACAGTAGGCTTACCTGTTGACAGGTTCACTTTTAGTCCTGTAAAGAGAGCCATATTCGTTTCCTTCTTAAACAGTGACCGACAAATGACAGTATAGGAATCCTGCATCTAGAAAAGCCAAAATAGCAAAAGTAACAAGAAATCGAACGCCTTACTCTCTCTACAATCCCCTCTTTTTGCTTCATTTTGTACACCTTGAGTTGAGGTAGAACCGATGCCATATTGgcctagagagagagataatAGCACAGATTCAATGCACACTGAAGTACAATATTACTCGGTCCACAAAAGACCGCAAAAGTCGACCATAAAAAGCAATTCTGCACGAATTCGAATCTAGGACTTCAAGATAGACTACGACGCATATGATATATTGCCCAAAACATACTGATATCAGTGTCCAGTCGCGATCCAATCACAAGGCTGTCTTTGCCGCAGACAAGAGGCTTTTCAAATTCAACGACGGCCCACTGCTGTTTCACTGAGATTGCCTCCTCGTGGTCTTCGTGTTCCTTTGGAGAGGACTTGCCATACAGTTCATCTTGATATACGTATTGATGCTCCAATGAAAACTCGTCGATTGGAGAGTCTAAAGGCgccgagaaaaacgagacttTGCCCATGACCGTGTCGTGACCAATCGAAACTGAAAGCACAGGACACTCTATCAATTGCGTCGTCAAGGACTACTACCAGAGACTCACTATGAAATTTCGCCTTAGTTTTGACTTCGGATTTGAAATAAGGAACCTTTTCAACGCTTATAATGCCACCTTGACAAAGacaattaaaattaaataataacaCTAACAGTGTCTTACCTTCTATAGTGGGAAGCGCTCCTACTGAACAGACCAGACCTCTTTCTAGAAGTTTAGGGTCAAACTGTGTCACACAGAGTCCCACGCGGTCTCCCTACACAAACGCAGACGAGTCAGCCAATAACATTTACCAATAACTTATTTTACTTGATGGGCCGATTGAATTGGACGGTGAAACATCTGCATTGATTTGACTTTCTTTGTAACCTTTACAGCAGGAATTTCTACGAcctaaagaagaattttcttctgtgcCTGATACGCAGAGAGATCCCCCTTGCATGTGTCGTACGTCATTGACAGAAACGCTTCCATTGAGCACAGTTCCCGTCATGACCGTGCCTTGGCCTCGAATAGCAAAGCAGTGATCAACAGAGAAAATGAACGACCCGGACGGATCTCGTTTGGGTAAGGGACAATTTTCAGTCAGATACTAACAATGCAACGGGACACTCGACACGAAACTAGAGACCATATACATCTTACTTCCACTAGTTTCTCAACGCCAAGAGAAGCACTTGAACTCTACATACACATACACTGTACTACAGTTGTAAAATAGACTAATTCTCCTACGTCTGAGCCACCAGGTTTTGCTGCTACAGGAATGATAGGTGACTCGCGAAACTTCGTAGTCGACAGAGTTTTCGCCAGACGTTTTATTGTCTGTTGCATTTGAACGTGTCAGCCTGAGTACTCCCGTCTAATAAATCTAGTCTACCTTCTCAATAGACTTGGAGCGCTTGTCTTCCGGTATGAGATCAATTTTGTTTAGAACGACGACCAGTTTGTCGCACAGTATTTCTCCAATGACAAGACACTGAGACGAGAAGTCCCTTGTACTCAACGCTAAATATTGACTTTGCTATGTACTTCGGCTGTTTGAGTTTGAACTCCTTTTATCGCGTCGACTACGAGCATCATCATGTCAATGATCTGAGCCCCTGCGCAGGAATCAGAAAGAATTTCTACAGTATTGTCTTTTGGAGTCAATTTTTGGACGTGAAGCATGCAGGAAGTGAATGCAAAAAATAGATTTTTTAGCTGAGTTCAGACCTCCGATGATGGTTCGGATAAGAGAAGCGTGTCCTGGGCAGTCGACGAGAGTGAACTGCAGCTCATCATAGGATTCAGAAACACCTTATGCAAAATTAGGGCTATTCCAATAATAAACGTTTTCTTGAATTTTCACTTTGTAGGTGCTTTGGCAAGGAAACGGCGAATGAGGAAAATCCTGGAAAGGGCAATCAGACGAAAAGACAGTGGATGCGTTCTTCTGACCTAAGTCGAGCGTTATTCCTCGTTCTCGACTCTGAGGATTTTTATCGAAGCTTGCAGTCGAAGCGACAGTGCTAAGCGCCTTGGCTGCAAAACGAGCTCGCGTTCCACGAAAGACATCTCAAACACAATGCAACAAACCAAGAGAGGTCTTTCCACTGTCAATGTGACCAAGTACGCCCAAATTCACGTTCAAACGTCGTGGACTGGCCTCGGCCATGATAACGACGTTCTACGCGTAACGCACGTCTCGCCACGCCCATTCGTAAACGATGGTAGACAAGCTCGGTAAGAACGAGAACTAGACCCCCCTCTCGCGTATCTCTGGTAACTGTCTCGCGCTCGCTAAACGAGACGCGAGACGAAGGCACCCGCGACGCATATAAAAGCCCAAACACTGTCCAAAATCCGCACACACGCATCTATTCCGACCCGTCGCGATACCTAGCCCCTCGAATGGGATACTCGCGCGAAACGAAGCAGCGATCGCTCGAACTGGAACGAAGTAGACATAACGCGAGAGACGGCGCGAACGAATTCCACGATTCTAAGCGCTCCTCCctctcccccctccccctaGTCCACAGCGAAGCGAATGCACGTCGCATTGCGTGCGTCGAAAGCGCGTTCGGCGGCTCGGGCGAAGTGAGACCCCCTCCTTTGCGCATATTTTGATCTAAGGCgctctttttgtttttcccCCAGTCGCTCGGCGCGCCCGgacgcgttctcgtcggcgaaggcgtTCTGACGAAACTGTGTCGCAAGAAGCCCAAACCGCGTCaattcttcctcttcaacgACATCCTGGTGTACGGAAACATCGTCATCAATAAGAAGAAGGTGCATGGACCTCTTTCCTCGTTTGTTTTCGAAATAATGAccgggttttttttcttcttctcccctTCGTAGTACAACAAACAGCACATTCTTCCTTTGGAAAACGTAAAACTCGTTTCTTTGGAAGATGATGGCCGTAAGAGAGATATCATatatctcctttttttttggAGAGAACGGTCATATTTCCTTTTCAGCGTTGAGACACGGTTGGCAGATTATAAGTCCCGAGAAATCGTTCGCCGTGTTCGCCGCGACGGCCACAGAGAAGTCCGAATGGATGGCGCACATACATAAATGCATCCAAGACTTACTGGCAAGAAGTAAGCCacaagagaaataaaaataaatcaaaaagagaagaaaaaaattcaatgtctttctccttctcaaGCCGGAAAGAAGCAGGCTAAGGATCACGCCGCTGTATGGGTACCCGATAGCGAGGCACCCGTCTGCATGGTGTGCACAAAGACCAAATTCACTGCTCTCAATCGAAGGGTACGTTCAATAGAGAGTCGTCTAGCTAGGTGCGCCTAGACTTTGCTTAATCAGTTAGAAAATTTCTATAGAAAGGAAACCACTTTAGTTTTTCGTTCTGAGTACTGTGTTGACGTGTGAAACGAAAGCAGATTATCTTATAAAATAGTATTAGATAAGTTGGTAGGCGCTCAATATTGTGTCCCCCCCTAGTAGACTTATCGTTGTAAGTATCTCACAGTAGACAAAAGCTGATTCAGTACTGTAGACTCCCAATTTCTATTCTGAGACTAATACGTTTGTGTTCTCTTTCTGCTCAGCATCACTGTCGAAAATGCGGTCTCGTCGTCTGCAGCAAATGTTCCAGTCAAAAGTACCTACTTCCCCACATAGCAAATAAGCCGCTTCGCGTCTGCGACAACTGTTTCGAAGTGCTAGGAAAAGATGGAAGGTGGGTCAAGGTCAGCCTCGACGTCAAACGAATATGACCTTCTCGTGTTGACAGTGACCTCGGCACGCAACCGGAACCGCGTCGATCACCTCTACCCGACACAGATGACGACGTAATAGCTTCGCTTTCGGCTTGAGTAATTAATTGCATTGAGGCTTTCGTTGCCATGCCTCtaggatgacgacgagggtatgcttcctccgccgccgccgctgcccgAGAAGAAAGGAGCCGTAGTTGATAAAGAGGGATCGTCAGCTggcgaggaggaggatgaaGAGCATGATTATCAGAATCTAGGCACTGATGTGGTATAGAGTACGATATAGGGAAAAGGGGACCCTCTCTATTGATTTCTCCTTTGCGCTTTAGGACGTCCCACAGTTTTATACTGACAGCGATCAGATGTAGACGAGAGACGGTTGGCTAAGTATTGGCTGCGAGACAAACTGTAGTGGCTAGTACTTTTTTATATGCCAGTTTCTGTTGGTGTTGAGTCGCCTGTTTTGATGTCTGCCCACCCAGTGTAAATAAATAGCCAGCCGTTACTGTGGTGgctcgaaaaagaaaaacgacgatgttCATTACATTGAATAATATGACGATGATTGCATTGCACAAGCACACAAACACGCAAAATTTcaaactacaaaaaattctGTCTTCCTATTATATTGAGAACTCTGGAGTCTATGCCACGTCGTGCCGTCGACTGGAACACGCGTGATCCTGATAGTGTCTATGCctgcaaaaaataattgaagCCCCTTCTCTGATTGGATCTGTGTTCTCTTACTTGACGCAGTATTTCAGCTGGCATCTTGAGCAGGTAAAGGGAAAGGGTTCGACTTGCCGGCAGCTCTTTTTAGCGCATCTCACGCGTTGCTTTGGCTGTACAACCAAGTCGCGACAGCCACTGGTAATATGTCTGTCGACCTGTAGAAgtttcaaaatcaaaaaaggAACTACTATTATTATTGTCGGTGTACCTGAACATTTATATCGTCATTTCGACCTTTTACGATCATCTGATTGCAGAGAGGGCATATGGGGACTCGAGCCTGAGTGCAGTGGACAAGGATGAATGGTGGTGGAGATatttgagaattttcttACGTCTCCTTCTTCGGCGCTGAGACAGCCGTGGTCTTCAGGCTTTCGGTGAGCCGAACTGGTAAAAAGAGATCGTTTTCGAGGTAGGGAACAGGGCTATTTTGCCCACCAGAATGTTTTCTTGCATTTTTCGCATTCAAACGGAAGAAAGTCCAGTCTTCGGCACGATGAAGCGTCGCAGTGTTGTCCCAAGCTCATCAGGTCGACTTTCTGAGAGTTAGCCATGGCGGGGAAGGAAGGGGAACTGGATCCAGTCCCCACAGAAACGATTCTCTATACAGTGACGTAGTCTATTGCAACGTCATCGCGATCATCATGACGTCGCGCCTGGATACATACATGTAAACACGTCACGTGTAGAGCGAGACAAAATGGCCGCTCCTACGAAGCAAGGCCGCAACGTACATGTGCCTAAAGTCGCCCAGGCAGGTCTAGCAGTCACTAAAATATTCTTAGAAAGTGTCTGTTTATCAGGTGAAGAACAAATTGCCCGCTGATGTGCAAATCACGGCCGAACAGCTTCTTCGCGAAGCGAAGGAACGCCAGCTCGAAGCCGTCAAACCGGTGAGCATCCGAAACGATCGCTGATCTTTGCAAAGAGCCGATAAAACTAGGCTCCAATGCAAAAAATAACCGATCCGGAAGAGCTCGCGGATTTTCGacttcgaaaaagaaaggtaCAGCTCGCGAGGGCGTGGTTTGAGACGTTGCACGCACTCCTTTAGGGCTACGAGGATAACATTCGAAAGAATCGACTGCAGATGACGAATTGGATCAAATACGCCAAATGGGAGGAAAGCCAGAACGAATTTCAAAGGTCTCTCTTATTAATTCTCTATAGCGAGCATACTACGTCGCGTTTCTAGAGCGAGATCCATATACGAACGGGCGCTCGATGAAGATTCGCGCTGCGTTCCCGTTTGGTTGAAATACGCCGAAATGGAAATGAGGTGGGAGGGGAAATGAAACTGGCGCGTTGTCATAATTTGTGTTTGTTGAATGGTAGGCACAAGCAAGTGAACCACGCGAGGAATATATTCGATCGATGTGTCACCGTCTTACCGCGAGTCAACCAGTTCTGGTAAGTAGACGTAGCGTTCAAAACGTCTTTGAGATTCCCGGAGAAACGTTTGAAGGATTGCAGCTCCCCCGCTCAGATAATTTGACGAGAGCCAGCGCGCGCGCGGTGCTCCAGTACTCAGTCAACGAGTGCCGGCGCGCGGCGCGCCTGTACTCAGTCCTGATCCTCGTTTAGGCGTAGCATAGACTGATTCTCTATTTAATCTATGGGCGTAGCGCACGTTTCGCTATGCCTGTTATACTGTAGAGGCGCCATGTATCACCTAGATTTTGCTGATCAAGCATATCGTCGTTTCTACGCAtccgttcgcttttcgtgtCTAAATAGCGACtgaatgtctttagaatagatCTCCAATTTACTTCGCGGCTGATTTTTCGCCTCTACTTGCTCGTATAGACCATTTTGTCATGCGTCTTACAACTGACGTCATGtgtagcgtgacagggcgtgtcttGCGCACGTGGAACGCgttttattttcgttttttcgcgtttctagaTTGATTTGTGACAAAATTCATTCGTGTTTGTGGTCAGAAACGTATTTGCGGCCGATTGAGAGTGGTTTTAATTCGATCAGCGCACTTTTTGTGGCGAACAGCTGCAGTGGAAGTGACCCAGGCAGGGTTGTcatatatatacccagcGTTTCCATATACCTATCAGTAGCAGGAGCATGAGCTcttggctaggatagaagggagttgGAAACGCTCTCCAAGGGTTTGACCATCATGGCCCGGTGGCTGGTCACTCTCCTCACTTGACGGCTTCGGCCTTCCTAGTCATTAGTTCCTCTGCGCCTGTGAGATACCTCTGataccggataaacctccatagcaccgtcttccgtgtggtttgtatcaagtgtcgtaacctttttaaattttgaaaaatttgctacgcgaaagagacgcgttttttgaccCTTTTAAcggtcaaacgacgcgtttcttcaaagggggcctcactttACATGTACCTTGCGTTGTATTGCATAAAGCGTTAGCCCCAGTGGCTCATAAGTGCTTCCTTCCTTTAGGTACAAGTTTTCCTACATGGAGGAGATGCTTGGCAATGTGGCTGGCGCTCGGCAAGTCTTTGAACGTTGGATGGAGTGGGAACCCGATGAACAGGCActtgaaaattcttttcgcCTTTCATTTGACATATCTATTCTCTCCTTAGGCTTGGCACTCCTATATCAAGCTAGAGCTAAGATACAAGGAAGTAGAACGTGCCAGAACAATCTATGAAAGATATATCCTAAACCACTGCcaatattttgaaaaaaaacgaaacgaattcaTTATCTCTTTCTTGTATTTTTCTTGACGATCTGCTTACTCGTTCTCGTTCACCCAGAAATCAAGAACTGGATAAGATACGCCAATTTCGAGGAGAAGCACAATTTTATTGGTGGGACACATATAGAGAGAGGGATTACATTGTAGCAATGAGCTTCCCCCAGGTGGCGCTCGCAATGTCTACGAACGAGCGTGCGACTTTTTTGGTGACGAGAACATGGACGAGAGACTCTACGTTGCTTTCGCCAAATTTGAAGAACGACAAAAAGAGGTTCACTTAGTAAACCTGAGTGTAACTgtctaatatttttttctcactttgcAGCACGAAAGAGCCCGGGCTATATACAAGTACGCCTTGGATCGAATTCCTAAAGACAGCGCTCAGGTCTGAAGCACTGTTTCCTATTACTATTTTCCACTACTTAGCCATTAGGAACTCTTCAAAAACTATACCTTTCACGAGAAAAAGTTTGGCGATAAGTTATCCATCGAAGGAGTCATACTCAGCAAGAGACGATTTCAATACGAAGAAGTCAGTGGCACGGACTATTAGAGGAGAAGATATATAGAAACGGTGGGTCTGTTCATAAGGAAGTCAAAGCGAACCCCGAAAACTACGACGCTTGGTT from Oscarella lobularis chromosome 19, ooOscLobu1.1, whole genome shotgun sequence includes:
- the LOC136198524 gene encoding pleckstrin homology domain-containing family F member 2-like isoform X1, producing the protein MGYSRETKQRSLELERSRHNARDGANEFHDSKRSSLSPLPLVHSEANARRIACVESAFGGSGESLGAPGRVLVGEGVLTKLCRKKPKPRQFFLFNDILVYGNIVINKKKYNKQHILPLENVKLVSLEDDGPLRHGWQIISPEKSFAVFAATATEKSEWMAHIHKCIQDLLARTGKKQAKDHAAVWVPDSEAPVCMVCTKTKFTALNRRHHCRKCGLVVCSKCSSQKYLLPHIANKPLRVCDNCFEVLGKDGSDLGTQPEPRRSPLPDTDDDDDDEGMLPPPPPLPEKKGAVVDKEGSSAGEEEDEEHDYQNLGTDVDVPQFYTDSDQM
- the LOC136198517 gene encoding uncharacterized protein; this encodes MRERFLLALLLSAVRPLATQNDCEVVSAAPTPSSTNGTKPLTITALFSIYGRDEVSSKCDARSPRRFAVEQTEAFYLAATEISENATLLSLHAVVASTCGAEEGSCDTRTSVSDAINAFARDANAVVVGPLYGWSEGGDASLFSVYNRAAGKRDGAIFPLVHSPIPFVRLVEQPFLLTKVVYVSQTCRQLAEAAIDVITALQWKNVTLVTSADACGSAARVAFETSTRLSTCAVRVKYSDGTALDGFVILLTSIEMAFDVMGDYLASSGSQLGGFLLGDFWGDPLLVDSLYGRIIDLVRGRPSVLVIALRSGLNGFDRIQSRMASLRANSSRLTENVFLRQFWEDHFNCSIARRTCNETASLQPITRPILRNNDAVLTVDAVYVTAAYYNALLRKNPNSQLRFNTGASLFRQENVSVYSSTGNHIGLNALEGRWRQPYQWQYDVLSLYEEKSAGDGLGHSIVATWDFTFGKTTLLSRNSSSLALNVRRLCDVTSPTPPTEATTSISSAVTLSPSIKTKTGFCSSVDLRSLVVVPIFLTLCIGILFVVCFLIKSQVQVFRFTHAIALLTACLSVVLSFLIIFDVFRAFVECHALFADFLFNSNNDIFLAAIVTEIASQAIQRRLQFQLTLFDVLLHFFIGGIGLLLSALASFTESHSNADSFHGKSRCFNVTSLLAASYLYPLILLVLCTSAGIYFFKRKNASRLMLIVVTTESVSLVVLYVIFVGLALGIDQCDTQIAAVALLALFPSLTLSCILATIVLVVYRRTQQTDLEPSDVANRMRQFSVQVCADTFWDDDVREQMNQVMIIRERVQVGLRIGKGNFGEVFKGILDGTEAIAIKSMKESLDKIEVNDFVREGLQMRLFDHAHVMKIHGICMSKNCDGGGGDGVCHSPLLVLPFMENGDLKNYLRQRRSKLPSNEDENTVPRVSLEQKVKFCSQIASGMDYISTKGFIHRDLAARNCMVDVDLNIKVADFGLARGLKGKDYYRMGAGGELPIRWMAFESLFDMIFTTKSDVWSYGVTLWEIMSLARVPYIGMSNNEVLRSLKRGRRLTRPDDCPEELFSLMQRCWKLDSAERPTFADIVVFTDGYRADLKQFTL
- the LOC136198524 gene encoding pleckstrin homology domain-containing family F member 2-like isoform X2; amino-acid sequence: MGYSRETKQRSLELERIHSEANARRIACVESAFGGSGESLGAPGRVLVGEGVLTKLCRKKPKPRQFFLFNDILVYGNIVINKKKYNKQHILPLENVKLVSLEDDGPLRHGWQIISPEKSFAVFAATATEKSEWMAHIHKCIQDLLARTGKKQAKDHAAVWVPDSEAPVCMVCTKTKFTALNRRHHCRKCGLVVCSKCSSQKYLLPHIANKPLRVCDNCFEVLGKDGSDLGTQPEPRRSPLPDTDDDDDDEGMLPPPPPLPEKKGAVVDKEGSSAGEEEDEEHDYQNLGTDVDVPQFYTDSDQM
- the LOC136198524 gene encoding pleckstrin homology domain-containing family F member 2-like isoform X3; protein product: MVDKLVHSEANARRIACVESAFGGSGESLGAPGRVLVGEGVLTKLCRKKPKPRQFFLFNDILVYGNIVINKKKYNKQHILPLENVKLVSLEDDGPLRHGWQIISPEKSFAVFAATATEKSEWMAHIHKCIQDLLARTGKKQAKDHAAVWVPDSEAPVCMVCTKTKFTALNRRHHCRKCGLVVCSKCSSQKYLLPHIANKPLRVCDNCFEVLGKDGSDLGTQPEPRRSPLPDTDDDDDDEGMLPPPPPLPEKKGAVVDKEGSSAGEEEDEEHDYQNLGTDVDVPQFYTDSDQM
- the LOC136198526 gene encoding AN1-type zinc finger protein 2B-like, giving the protein MANSQKVDLMSLGQHCDASSCRRLDFLPFECEKCKKTFCSAHRKPEDHGCLSAEEGDARVPICPLCNQMIVKGRNDDINVQVDRHITSGCRDLVVQPKQRVRCAKKSCRQVEPFPFTCSRCQLKYCVKHRHYQDHACSSRRHDVA
- the LOC136198519 gene encoding selenocysteine-specific elongation factor-like: MAEASPRRLNVNLGVLGHIDSGKTSLAKALSTVASTASFDKNPQSRERGITLDLGFSSFAVSLPKHLQSVSESYDELQFTLVDCPGHASLIRTIIGGAQIIDMMMLVVDAIKGVQTQTAECLVIGEILCDKLVVVLNKIDLIPEDKRSKSIEKTIKRLAKTLSTTKFRESPIIPVAAKPGGSDSSSASLGVEKLVEYLTENCPLPKRDPSGSFIFSVDHCFAIRGQGTVMTGTVLNGSVSVNDVVEIPAVKVTKKVKSMQMFHRPIQSAHQGDRVGLCVTQFDPKLLERGLVCSVGALPTIEGGIISVEKVPYFKSEVKTKAKFHISIGHDTVMGKVSFFSAPLDSPIDEFSLEHQYVYQDELYGKSSPKEHEDHEEAISVKQQWAVVEFEKPLVCGKDSLVIGSRLDTDINSNSCRIAFYGRLLRSFVDRANMASVLPQLKVYKMKQKEGIVERMQDSYTVICRSLFKKETNMALFTGLKVNLSTDERGVIEGSFGQSGKVKIRIPSGLSAETQKALASHGKKKGGKESDAKQQGSSSPIRVILNFKRYVYDPEKKMKQS